One segment of Xanthomonas oryzae pv. oryzae DNA contains the following:
- the hutI gene encoding imidazolonepropionase — protein sequence MHCDVLWHNAQLMTLDAADGGLGIVDDGTVACQQGRIVYAGPAAQAPALQPHATHDCQRRWISPGLIDCHTHLVYAGNRANEFEQRLRGASYADIAAAGGGIVATVRATRAADDAALLAASLPRLDAMLGEGVTTLEIKSGYGLTLDDEIKQLRVARQLAALRKVEVVPTFLGAHAVPPGGDAQRYTDQVCTQMIPAIAAQGLAEAVDVFCEHLAFSHAQAEQVFIAAQAHGLHIKIHAEQLSNQHGAELAARYGALSADHIEYLDQAGIAAMAGAGTVAVLLPGAFYFTRDTQVPPIAALRAAGVPLALATDCNPGTSPLTSPLLAMNMAATLFRMTVDECIAGFTREAARALGRSERLGRLRAGMDCDLAIWDIDAPADLVYRMGFNPLHARVLRGHLC from the coding sequence ATGCATTGCGACGTTCTCTGGCACAACGCGCAACTGATGACCCTGGATGCCGCCGACGGCGGCCTGGGCATCGTGGACGACGGCACCGTCGCCTGCCAGCAGGGCCGCATCGTCTACGCCGGCCCGGCCGCACAGGCACCAGCACTGCAGCCACACGCCACGCACGACTGCCAGCGTCGCTGGATCAGCCCGGGTCTGATCGATTGCCATACCCATCTGGTGTACGCCGGCAATCGCGCCAACGAATTCGAGCAACGCCTGCGCGGTGCCAGCTACGCCGACATCGCCGCAGCTGGCGGTGGCATCGTGGCGACGGTGCGCGCCACCCGCGCCGCCGACGACGCGGCACTGCTGGCCGCCAGCCTGCCGCGCCTGGACGCGATGCTTGGCGAAGGTGTGACCACGCTGGAAATCAAATCCGGCTACGGGCTCACGCTGGACGATGAAATCAAGCAACTGCGCGTGGCGCGCCAACTCGCCGCGCTGCGCAAGGTGGAAGTGGTGCCGACCTTCCTCGGCGCACATGCAGTGCCGCCTGGCGGCGATGCGCAGCGCTACACCGACCAGGTCTGCACGCAGATGATTCCGGCGATCGCCGCGCAAGGGCTGGCCGAGGCCGTGGACGTATTCTGCGAGCATCTGGCGTTCTCGCACGCGCAGGCCGAACAGGTCTTCATCGCGGCGCAAGCGCATGGCTTGCACATCAAGATCCACGCCGAACAGCTGAGCAATCAGCACGGTGCCGAACTGGCTGCACGCTACGGCGCGTTGTCGGCCGATCACATCGAATACCTGGACCAGGCCGGCATCGCAGCGATGGCTGGCGCCGGCACGGTGGCAGTGCTGTTGCCGGGCGCGTTTTATTTCACTCGCGACACCCAGGTGCCGCCGATTGCCGCATTGCGCGCGGCCGGCGTGCCACTGGCGCTGGCCACCGACTGCAACCCAGGCACTTCGCCGCTGACCAGCCCGCTGCTGGCGATGAACATGGCGGCGACGCTGTTCCGCATGACCGTGGACGAATGCATCGCCGGCTTCACCCGCGAGGCTGCGCGCGCGCTCGGGCGCAGCGAGCGCCTGGGCCGGTTGCGCGCCGGCATGGACTGCGATCTGGCGATCTGGGACATCGATGCGCCGGCCGATCTGGTCTACCGCATGGGCTTCAACCCTCTTCATGCCCGCGTGTTGCGCGGGCATCTTTGCTGA
- the hutH gene encoding histidine ammonia-lyase, with translation MPVSVVLQPGQVTLTQWRALYRGAEVAVDDACAAAVLHSAQTVEAIVARGEPVYGVNTGFGKLASVRIEREDLQTLQRNIVLSHAAGVGEPTPVPVVRLMMALKLTSLAQGASGVQPDTLALLEAMLRHGITPVVPCQGSVGASGDLAPLSHLAAVMIGFGEAFVGNQRLSAADALAQAQLQPRVLGAKEGLALLNGTQFSTACALAGVFEIETVLQAALVAGALSVEAAKGSDTPFDARIHALRGQPGQIATAAALRALMTDSAIRESHRLGDGRVQDPYCLRCQPQVMGAALDIMRQAARTLEIEANGVSDNPLVFSDTGEALSGGNFHAEPVAFAADMLAMAVCEIGSISERRTAMLVDPALSGLPAFLTPRPGLNSGFMIPQVTAAALVSENKQRAYPASVDSIPTSANQEDHVSMAAHGARRLLAMAENAAHVIGIELLAAAQGCDFHAPLRSSAALEAARALLRAHVPTLQDDRYFHPDMLAASALVRSGALAQAVAIALPGVEHDV, from the coding sequence ATGCCTGTTTCTGTTGTCTTGCAGCCCGGCCAGGTCACACTGACGCAATGGCGTGCGCTGTATCGCGGTGCCGAGGTCGCAGTGGACGATGCATGCGCCGCTGCCGTGCTGCACAGCGCGCAAACGGTGGAGGCCATCGTTGCGCGTGGCGAGCCGGTGTATGGGGTCAATACCGGCTTCGGCAAGCTGGCCAGCGTACGCATCGAGCGGGAGGATCTGCAGACCCTGCAGCGTAATATCGTGCTCTCGCATGCAGCCGGTGTCGGCGAGCCCACCCCGGTGCCGGTGGTGCGGCTGATGATGGCGCTCAAGCTCACCAGCCTGGCCCAGGGCGCTTCCGGCGTGCAGCCGGACACGCTGGCACTGCTGGAAGCGATGCTGCGCCATGGCATCACCCCGGTGGTGCCATGCCAGGGATCGGTGGGTGCCTCCGGCGATCTGGCGCCGCTGTCGCATCTGGCCGCGGTGATGATCGGCTTTGGCGAAGCCTTCGTCGGCAACCAGCGCCTATCTGCTGCTGACGCACTGGCACAGGCGCAATTGCAGCCCCGCGTGCTGGGCGCGAAAGAAGGCTTGGCGCTGCTCAATGGCACCCAGTTTTCCACCGCCTGCGCCCTGGCCGGTGTGTTTGAGATCGAAACCGTGTTGCAGGCCGCGCTGGTCGCCGGCGCGTTGTCGGTAGAAGCGGCCAAGGGCTCGGATACGCCCTTCGATGCGCGCATCCACGCATTGCGCGGGCAGCCGGGACAGATCGCCACCGCGGCGGCGTTGCGCGCCTTGATGACGGATTCGGCCATTCGCGAATCGCATCGGCTTGGCGATGGGCGCGTGCAGGACCCGTACTGCCTGCGCTGCCAGCCACAGGTGATGGGAGCGGCGTTGGACATCATGCGCCAGGCCGCGCGCACGCTGGAGATCGAAGCCAATGGCGTGTCCGATAACCCGCTGGTCTTCAGCGATACCGGCGAAGCCTTGTCTGGTGGCAATTTCCACGCCGAGCCGGTGGCCTTCGCCGCCGACATGCTGGCGATGGCGGTGTGCGAAATCGGCTCGATCAGCGAACGCCGCACCGCCATGCTGGTGGACCCTGCCCTGTCCGGCCTGCCCGCCTTCCTCACCCCGCGCCCGGGCTTGAACTCCGGCTTCATGATTCCGCAGGTCACCGCCGCGGCGCTGGTGTCGGAAAACAAACAGCGCGCGTATCCGGCCAGCGTCGATTCGATTCCGACCTCGGCCAATCAGGAAGATCACGTGTCGATGGCCGCCCACGGTGCGCGCCGTCTGCTGGCGATGGCAGAGAACGCCGCGCATGTGATCGGCATCGAACTGCTGGCCGCCGCACAAGGCTGCGATTTCCATGCGCCGCTGCGCTCCAGCGCCGCACTGGAAGCCGCGCGTGCCCTGTTGCGCGCGCATGTACCAACACTGCAGGACGATCGCTATTTCCATCCCGACATGTTGGCTGCCAGCGCCTTGGTACGCTCGGGCGCGCTGGCGCAGGCGGTGGCGATTGCGTTGCCGGGCGTGGAGCACGACGTATGA
- the hutG gene encoding N-formylglutamate deformylase — protein sequence MNALPDWLELHRGEAPLIISFPHTGAELPEDVADQFVSPWLARRDTDWWVHQLYDFAQSLGATTLRTAISRSVIDVNRDPSGASLYPGQNTTGLCPLTTFDNQQLYVDGAAPDEAQIALRRTRWFDPYHAALADEIARLRTQHAKIVVYDAHSIRSFIPHLFDGELPQFNIGSNDDRSCDPRLVDAVESLCRSSGSSTVRNGRFKGGWITRHYAHPEHGVHTLQMELACRGYMREPDILTPENWPMPWQPVHAVVLRAVLRHVLLACLQFANTPSSDAAPPAATR from the coding sequence ATGAACGCCCTGCCCGACTGGTTAGAACTCCACCGCGGCGAGGCGCCGTTGATCATCAGTTTTCCGCACACCGGCGCCGAGTTACCGGAGGACGTGGCCGACCAGTTCGTTTCGCCGTGGCTGGCGCGCCGCGATACCGATTGGTGGGTGCATCAGCTCTACGATTTCGCACAGTCGCTGGGCGCCACCACGCTGCGCACCGCGATCTCGCGCTCGGTCATCGACGTCAATCGCGACCCCAGCGGGGCATCGCTGTATCCGGGCCAGAACACCACCGGTCTGTGCCCGCTCACCACCTTCGACAATCAGCAGTTGTATGTCGATGGCGCTGCGCCGGATGAGGCGCAAATCGCGTTGCGTCGCACGCGCTGGTTCGACCCGTACCACGCAGCGCTTGCCGACGAGATTGCACGGCTGCGCACGCAGCACGCGAAGATCGTGGTCTACGATGCGCATTCGATCCGCTCGTTCATCCCGCATCTGTTCGATGGCGAATTGCCGCAGTTCAATATCGGCAGCAACGACGACCGCAGCTGCGACCCACGCCTGGTCGATGCGGTAGAGAGCCTGTGCCGCAGCAGCGGCTCCAGCACGGTACGCAACGGGCGCTTCAAGGGCGGCTGGATCACCCGCCACTACGCGCACCCCGAACATGGCGTGCACACATTGCAGATGGAACTGGCCTGCCGCGGCTACATGCGCGAGCCGGACATCCTCACTCCCGAGAACTGGCCGATGCCGTGGCAGCCGGTGCACGCCGTCGTATTGCGCGCGGTGCTACGCCATGTACTGCTGGCCTGCCTGCAGTTCGCCAACACCCCCTCTTCCGACGCCGCGCCGCCTGCGGCCACCCGCTGA
- the hutU gene encoding urocanate hydratase, translating to MTRHDATRVIRAATGTTLTAKSWLTEAPLRMLMNNLDLDVAERPQELVVYGGIGRAARDWESFDAIIAALTRLDDDQTLLVQSGKPVGVFRTHADAPRVLIANSNLVPRWATWDHFNELDQKGLAMYGQMTAGSWIYIGAQGIVQGTYETFVEMGRQHYAGNLAGKWLFTGGLGGMGGAQPLAAVMAGASCLAVECRKSSIDMRLRTGYLDTWTDSLDEALRLIEDSCTAKKPLSVGLLGNVADMLDELLLRGIKPDLLTDQTSAHDPVNGYLPQGWSVDEWDDKRVSAPKEVEAAARDSMANHIRAMLTFHALGVPTVDYGNNLRQMALEAGIDNAFDFPGFVPAYIRPLFCRGIGPFRWVALSGDPDDIAKTDAKVKELIPDDAHLHRWLDMATEKIAFQGLPARICWVGLGDRHRLGLAFNAMVRSGELKAPVVIGRDHLDSGSVASPNRETEAMADGSDAVSDWPLLNALLNTASGATWVSLHHGGGVGMGFSQHAGMVIVCDGSEAADKRLERVLWNDPATGVMRHADAGYAIATDCAKEKGLDLPGILG from the coding sequence ATGACCCGTCACGATGCAACCCGCGTCATCCGCGCCGCCACCGGCACCACGCTCACCGCCAAGAGCTGGCTCACCGAAGCGCCGCTGCGCATGTTGATGAACAACCTGGACCTGGACGTGGCCGAGCGCCCGCAGGAACTGGTGGTGTACGGCGGCATTGGCCGTGCCGCGCGCGATTGGGAATCCTTCGATGCCATCATCGCTGCGCTCACCCGTCTTGACGACGACCAGACCCTGCTGGTGCAGTCCGGCAAACCGGTGGGCGTGTTCCGCACCCACGCCGATGCACCGCGCGTGCTGATCGCCAATTCCAACCTGGTGCCGCGCTGGGCCACCTGGGACCACTTCAATGAACTCGATCAAAAGGGCTTGGCCATGTACGGCCAGATGACCGCCGGCAGCTGGATCTACATCGGCGCGCAAGGCATCGTGCAGGGCACCTACGAAACCTTCGTGGAAATGGGCCGCCAGCACTACGCCGGCAACCTGGCCGGCAAGTGGTTGTTCACCGGCGGGCTTGGCGGCATGGGCGGCGCGCAACCGCTGGCCGCGGTGATGGCCGGCGCCTCATGCCTGGCGGTGGAGTGCCGCAAGAGCAGCATCGACATGCGCCTGCGCACCGGCTATCTCGATACCTGGACCGATTCGCTGGATGAAGCGCTGCGCTTGATCGAAGACTCGTGCACCGCGAAAAAACCGCTGTCGGTCGGCCTGCTCGGCAATGTCGCCGACATGCTGGACGAACTGCTGCTGCGCGGGATCAAGCCGGATCTGTTGACCGACCAGACCTCGGCGCACGATCCGGTCAACGGCTACCTGCCGCAGGGCTGGAGCGTGGACGAATGGGACGACAAGCGCGTCAGCGCACCGAAGGAAGTGGAAGCCGCCGCGCGCGATTCGATGGCCAACCACATCCGCGCCATGCTCACTTTCCATGCGCTGGGCGTGCCCACCGTGGACTACGGCAACAACCTGCGCCAGATGGCGCTGGAAGCCGGCATCGATAACGCATTCGATTTCCCCGGCTTCGTACCCGCCTACATCCGCCCGCTGTTTTGTCGCGGTATTGGCCCGTTCCGCTGGGTCGCGCTCAGTGGCGACCCGGACGATATCGCCAAGACCGACGCCAAGGTCAAGGAACTCATTCCCGACGATGCGCACCTGCATCGCTGGCTCGACATGGCGACCGAAAAGATCGCCTTCCAGGGCCTGCCCGCGCGCATCTGCTGGGTGGGCCTGGGCGACCGCCACCGGCTGGGCCTGGCCTTCAATGCCATGGTCCGCAGCGGCGAACTGAAGGCGCCGGTGGTGATCGGCCGCGACCATCTGGATTCCGGCAGCGTGGCCTCGCCCAATCGCGAAACCGAAGCGATGGCCGACGGCTCGGACGCGGTTTCCGACTGGCCGCTGCTCAACGCCCTGCTCAACACCGCCAGCGGCGCCACCTGGGTATCGCTGCACCACGGCGGCGGCGTCGGCATGGGGTTCTCGCAACACGCCGGCATGGTCATCGTCTGCGATGGCAGCGAGGCCGCCGACAAGCGCCTGGAACGCGTGCTCTGGAACGACCCGGCCACCGGCGTGATGCGCCACGCCGATGCCGGTTACGCCATTGCAACCGATTGCGCCAAGGAAAAAGGGCTGGATTTGCCTGGAATTTTGGGCTGA
- a CDS encoding acyltransferase family protein — protein sequence MQQEQRIDSLTGIRGLAALLVVYAHLTEEKFFTDTHLFPGEMGVMVFFTLSGFLMAFLYGEKDASYPSVARYAISRSSRIAPAYLTVVLASYLIYNLIDPHFVYAISNDNLLRHLLFSGNVSALWSIPPEVQFYVIFVGIWFALHASRTKSNVTLMVAVLGSILMLIAYRAHLPGTFVGSKIHYFLAGVVLGLVRTRVVAGVNMTTLALLQAGVIALVLAVIAGVVDVDLGSKRELYLTLETAGFAGIFVFLFSFDTALSKRLLGNRLTMLIGECSFSVYLLNIPIIYAALVVMDGMQPRPALALPIGAITIAAAWSMYRLVEMPGNTALRRLGTRLLLPPRTAPVPSSAVTSVPTDVQPGRTP from the coding sequence ATGCAGCAGGAACAGCGCATCGATTCGTTGACCGGTATTCGCGGCCTTGCTGCATTACTTGTCGTTTATGCTCATCTGACGGAAGAAAAATTCTTCACCGATACCCATCTGTTTCCAGGCGAGATGGGCGTGATGGTGTTCTTTACCCTGAGCGGTTTTCTGATGGCATTTCTCTACGGAGAAAAGGATGCCAGCTACCCCTCAGTGGCGCGCTACGCAATTTCCAGGTCCTCCCGTATTGCGCCGGCCTATCTGACCGTCGTGCTGGCGTCCTATCTGATCTACAACCTGATCGACCCACATTTCGTCTACGCGATCAGCAACGACAACCTGCTGCGTCACCTTTTGTTCTCCGGTAACGTGTCTGCGCTCTGGAGCATTCCACCCGAAGTCCAGTTCTACGTGATCTTCGTCGGCATCTGGTTTGCGTTGCATGCGTCCCGCACCAAGAGCAATGTCACCCTGATGGTGGCGGTGCTCGGCAGCATCCTGATGCTTATCGCTTACAGGGCCCATTTGCCGGGCACCTTCGTCGGCTCAAAGATCCATTACTTCCTGGCCGGCGTGGTATTGGGCTTGGTGCGGACCCGGGTCGTGGCCGGCGTCAACATGACCACGCTGGCCTTGCTGCAGGCTGGCGTCATCGCGCTGGTGCTGGCCGTCATCGCGGGTGTTGTCGATGTCGATCTCGGTTCAAAGCGCGAGCTCTATCTGACCTTGGAGACGGCTGGCTTTGCCGGAATCTTCGTGTTCCTGTTCTCGTTCGATACCGCTCTCAGCAAGCGCCTGCTCGGCAACCGGCTGACGATGCTTATCGGTGAATGCAGTTTCTCGGTGTATTTGCTCAATATTCCGATCATCTATGCTGCGCTGGTGGTCATGGACGGCATGCAACCAAGACCGGCCCTGGCCTTGCCTATCGGCGCCATCACCATCGCGGCGGCCTGGTCGATGTATCGGCTGGTTGAAATGCCGGGAAATACGGCACTGCGCCGGCTGGGCACGCGTCTGTTGCTGCCCCCGCGCACCGCGCCCGTACCGTCGTCGGCGGTCACCTCTGTACCAACGGATGTGCAGCCAGGGCGAACTCCCTGA